One stretch of Lentisphaerota bacterium DNA includes these proteins:
- a CDS encoding glycosyltransferase family 4 protein, whose amino-acid sequence MAFRPGVRGLRLLWLGPWHSDEALFGRRAVNQAATQWSRGLLRGLDAAGCTIRVCTHCREQYWPGGELLPGRKADFDASYPVRAGRYLNVPLARDRSLRTLYRRLVREEIRAFRPDIVFGYNLASYHRAAVPLLAEAGIRWVPIILDQDDPAADGWTTFTCQSRGAAGLVFLSHWGYVNCPLSVPRLHLDGGVDRWRDEGGSEAGDRWVVYSGKYDDQYGGLDLLFEMFARVRTPGCRFILTGKDPKERLAVYLRQEPRAEYRGFLAEDALHALHLRASVFVNPRPPTVSDNRMTFPSKLLHYLAYGKPVVSTWTDGLSPEYREWLLVPQQPTAEGYAALIDRALTTEYGGERLQSQRDWVLRTRTWERQAERLLAWCGEMAIP is encoded by the coding sequence ATGGCCTTTAGACCCGGGGTGCGGGGACTGCGCCTACTTTGGCTGGGGCCTTGGCATAGTGATGAGGCACTCTTCGGGCGCCGGGCCGTGAACCAGGCGGCCACGCAATGGTCGCGCGGCCTGTTGCGCGGGTTGGATGCGGCTGGCTGCACGATTCGGGTGTGCACACATTGCCGCGAGCAATACTGGCCTGGTGGTGAGCTGTTGCCCGGGCGGAAGGCAGACTTCGATGCGTCGTACCCTGTCCGCGCGGGCCGCTACCTGAATGTGCCTTTGGCGAGGGACAGGTCGCTCCGCACCCTCTATCGGCGGCTTGTCCGAGAGGAGATTCGGGCGTTCCGGCCTGATATTGTGTTCGGGTACAACTTGGCGTCCTATCACCGTGCGGCTGTGCCCTTGCTGGCGGAGGCGGGAATCCGCTGGGTGCCGATCATATTGGATCAGGACGATCCTGCGGCAGATGGATGGACGACGTTCACGTGTCAGTCCCGGGGCGCGGCGGGATTGGTTTTCCTTTCGCATTGGGGATACGTGAACTGTCCGCTGTCCGTGCCCCGGCTACATCTGGATGGAGGTGTCGATCGGTGGCGGGATGAGGGAGGCAGCGAGGCCGGTGACCGGTGGGTGGTCTATAGCGGAAAGTATGATGACCAGTACGGTGGGCTCGACCTGCTGTTCGAGATGTTCGCCCGTGTACGGACGCCGGGATGCCGTTTCATCCTTACGGGAAAAGACCCGAAGGAGCGCCTGGCCGTCTATTTGCGACAGGAACCACGGGCTGAGTACCGGGGTTTCTTGGCGGAAGACGCCTTGCATGCACTCCATTTGCGCGCCTCTGTCTTTGTCAACCCACGGCCGCCGACGGTCAGCGACAATCGGATGACTTTTCCGTCAAAGTTGCTCCATTACCTCGCCTATGGGAAACCCGTGGTCAGCACTTGGACTGACGGTCTGTCGCCGGAGTACCGCGAATGGCTCCTGGTTCCGCAGCAGCCGACCGCAGAAGGGTACGCGGCGCTGATCGACCGGGCCTTAACGACGGAGTACGGGGGCGAGCGACTCCAGTCACAGCGTGACTGGGTGTTACGGACGCGCACTTGGGAACGGCAGGCGGAGCGCTTGCTCGCGTGGTGCGGGGAGATGGCGATTCCATGA